In Synechococcus sp. A18-25c, a single window of DNA contains:
- a CDS encoding phycobilisome linker polypeptide, whose product MRLFKVTACIPSPEKVRTQRELQNTFFTKWVPYDSWFAEQQRIQKQGGRIIKVELCTGNRQINVGN is encoded by the coding sequence ATGCGGTTGTTCAAAGTCACCGCTTGCATCCCCAGTCCTGAAAAGGTTCGGACGCAGCGCGAATTACAGAACACCTTCTTTACGAAGTGGGTGCCCTACGACAGCTGGTTCGCTGAACAACAGCGCATCCAAAAACAGGGAGGTCGAATCATCAAAGTTGAGCTCTGTACGGGAAATCGACAGATCAACGTGGGCAACTGA
- a CDS encoding cytochrome c biogenesis protein ResB produces MPIFKRLLAILSDLRLAIALLLLIALASALGTILPQQEATDLYLERFNTDPWLGLINGDLMLRLQLDHVYASNWFLTLLALLGLALMLCSWRRQWPALQAALRWIDYSRPRQLSKLALAETRTCSDSQGALNALAGELKANGWDVRQKSDRLAARRGVIGKVGPLLVHTGLVLLLVGAAWGALAGQRLERFLAPGRSLDLLSPTGDSRLSVTLKDFAIERDPAGRPEQFSSTLQLTPAGEPEDERQISVNHPLRYRGMTVYQADWSLAAITVQIGRSPQLQLPLSNFPELGDQIWGLVLPTRPDGSEPVFLSTGSEQGPVQVFDSDGSLITNLRPGGDGTDVKGLPLRVVEIMPASGLLLKRDPGVPLVYAGFAITLLGGGLSMVATRQIWAVTETTSARLHVAGLCNRNLAGFAAELPALISRVDALRD; encoded by the coding sequence ATGCCGATCTTCAAACGATTGCTGGCGATCCTTTCCGACCTGCGACTGGCAATCGCCTTGCTGCTGCTGATCGCTCTGGCCAGTGCTCTGGGGACCATCCTTCCTCAGCAAGAAGCCACTGATTTGTATCTGGAGCGTTTCAATACAGACCCGTGGCTTGGCCTGATCAACGGCGACCTGATGCTGCGATTGCAGCTTGATCATGTGTACGCCAGCAACTGGTTTCTGACCCTGCTGGCCCTGCTGGGACTCGCTCTGATGCTCTGCAGCTGGCGACGGCAATGGCCTGCCCTGCAAGCAGCGCTGCGCTGGATCGATTATTCCCGCCCAAGGCAGCTGAGCAAGCTAGCTCTGGCTGAAACCCGCACCTGCTCAGACAGTCAAGGAGCGCTGAATGCTCTGGCCGGTGAGCTGAAAGCGAACGGCTGGGACGTCCGTCAAAAGAGCGACCGATTGGCCGCCCGTCGAGGCGTGATTGGCAAAGTCGGACCTTTGCTGGTACACACCGGCTTGGTGCTTCTGCTGGTCGGAGCTGCGTGGGGAGCATTGGCCGGACAACGACTGGAGCGCTTTCTTGCTCCTGGACGTTCACTGGATCTCCTGAGCCCCACAGGCGACAGCAGGCTGAGTGTCACCCTCAAGGATTTCGCCATCGAGCGCGATCCCGCCGGTCGACCTGAACAATTCAGCTCCACCCTCCAGCTGACGCCTGCCGGTGAACCCGAGGACGAACGGCAAATCAGCGTGAATCATCCGCTGCGCTATCGGGGCATGACCGTCTACCAGGCGGACTGGTCTCTAGCGGCAATCACCGTGCAAATCGGGCGGAGTCCTCAGTTGCAACTGCCACTCAGCAACTTTCCAGAACTTGGCGATCAGATTTGGGGCCTTGTGCTTCCCACACGGCCAGACGGCAGCGAACCGGTCTTTCTGAGCACAGGCAGCGAACAAGGGCCGGTTCAGGTGTTCGATTCCGACGGGAGCCTGATCACGAATCTGCGGCCTGGTGGCGATGGCACAGACGTAAAAGGTCTTCCGCTGCGGGTGGTTGAGATCATGCCCGCAAGCGGGCTTTTGCTGAAACGAGACCCTGGGGTTCCCCTGGTGTACGCCGGATTCGCCATCACTCTGCTGGGAGGCGGACTGAGCATGGTGGCCACCCGACAGATCTGGGCCGTGACGGAAACAACATCGGCCCGCCTTCACGTGGCAGGCCTCTGCAATCGCAACTTGGCTGGGTTTGCAGCAGAACTTCCTGCGCTCATCAGCAGGGTTGACGCTCTCCGTGACTGA
- the purB gene encoding adenylosuccinate lyase, protein MIERYTLPEMGEIWTDRAKYQSWLDVEVAACEANCSLGRVPEAAMADIRSKAAFEPERILEIEAEVRHDVIAFLTNVNEHVGDAGRYIHVGMTSSDVLDTGVALQLKASVALLRKELAALDAAIAKLAAEHKSTVMIGRSHAIHGEPITFGFKLAGWLAETRRNAERLERLEGDVAVGQVSGAMGTYANTDPEVERLTCERLGLTPDTASTQVISRDRHADYIQTLALVGASLDRFATEIRNLQRTDVLEVEESFAKGQKGSSAMPHKRNPIRSERISGLARVLRSYVVAALENVALWHERDISHSSTERMMLPDCSVTLHFMLREMTAVVAGLGVYPGNMLRNMNVYGGVVFSQRVLLGLVDAGMSREEAYRVVQRNAHTAWNTDGGDFRANLAADPDVTAKLTPEQLNDCFSTELHQQNLGVIWDRLGL, encoded by the coding sequence TTGATCGAGCGCTACACCCTGCCCGAAATGGGCGAGATCTGGACCGACCGGGCCAAGTACCAGAGCTGGCTCGATGTGGAAGTGGCTGCCTGTGAAGCCAACTGCAGCCTGGGACGCGTTCCCGAAGCGGCGATGGCTGACATCCGCAGCAAAGCGGCTTTTGAACCCGAGCGGATCCTGGAAATCGAGGCAGAAGTGCGTCACGACGTGATCGCGTTCCTGACCAACGTGAATGAACACGTGGGTGATGCTGGGCGCTACATCCATGTGGGCATGACCAGCAGTGATGTGCTGGATACGGGTGTTGCACTCCAGCTCAAGGCCTCGGTGGCGCTGCTGCGCAAGGAGCTGGCGGCACTGGATGCCGCCATTGCCAAACTGGCTGCGGAACATAAATCCACGGTGATGATCGGCCGCTCCCATGCCATCCATGGTGAGCCGATCACCTTCGGCTTCAAGCTGGCTGGCTGGCTAGCTGAAACCCGGCGCAATGCCGAACGACTGGAGCGGCTGGAGGGTGATGTGGCCGTGGGCCAAGTCAGCGGCGCCATGGGCACTTACGCCAATACCGACCCTGAGGTAGAACGTCTCACCTGCGAGCGCCTCGGCCTGACGCCCGACACCGCCAGCACGCAGGTGATCTCTCGCGATCGCCACGCTGACTACATCCAGACGCTGGCCCTGGTTGGCGCATCACTGGATCGCTTCGCCACAGAAATCCGCAACCTGCAACGCACCGATGTGCTGGAAGTGGAAGAAAGCTTCGCCAAAGGGCAGAAAGGCAGCTCAGCCATGCCCCACAAGCGCAATCCGATTCGCAGCGAACGCATCAGCGGCCTGGCCCGGGTGCTTCGCAGTTACGTCGTGGCCGCACTGGAAAACGTGGCCCTCTGGCATGAACGGGACATCAGCCACAGTTCGACCGAACGGATGATGCTTCCCGACTGTTCTGTCACGCTGCATTTCATGCTGCGCGAGATGACCGCCGTGGTGGCTGGCCTCGGGGTCTACCCAGGCAACATGCTCCGCAACATGAATGTCTACGGCGGCGTGGTGTTCAGCCAACGGGTGCTACTGGGCCTCGTGGACGCAGGGATGAGCAGAGAAGAGGCTTATCGCGTGGTGCAGCGCAATGCACACACCGCCTGGAACACCGATGGAGGCGACTTCCGAGCCAACCTGGCGGCCGATCCGGACGTCACCGCGAAGCTCACCCCT
- a CDS encoding DUF4278 domain-containing protein, with product MKTQERTYRGVTYNPADHERLSHASVDHTYRGRHYDAPLSHAPAAESTVELHYRGSVYQHRRAQAEAQLNS from the coding sequence ATGAAGACCCAAGAGCGCACTTATCGCGGAGTCACCTACAACCCCGCAGACCACGAGCGCCTCAGCCACGCCAGCGTGGACCACACCTACCGCGGCCGGCACTACGACGCCCCTTTAAGCCACGCCCCAGCAGCCGAGTCCACCGTGGAACTCCATTACCGCGGCAGCGTTTATCAACATCGCCGCGCGCAGGCAGAGGCCCAGCTCAACTCCTAA
- a CDS encoding P-II family nitrogen regulator → MKKVEAIIRPFKLEDVKLALVNAGIVGMTVSEVRGFGRQKGQVERYRGSEFTVEFLQKLKIEVVIDDSRVDTVVNSIAEAAKTGEIGDGKIFISPVDTVVRIRTGDRDGAAL, encoded by the coding sequence ATGAAAAAAGTCGAAGCGATTATCCGTCCGTTCAAGCTCGAGGACGTCAAGCTGGCTCTCGTCAATGCCGGCATCGTCGGCATGACCGTGAGTGAAGTACGTGGCTTTGGCCGACAGAAAGGACAGGTGGAGCGCTATCGCGGTTCTGAGTTCACCGTTGAGTTTTTGCAAAAACTCAAAATTGAAGTGGTGATCGACGACTCAAGAGTCGACACTGTTGTTAATTCCATTGCCGAAGCCGCCAAAACGGGTGAGATCGGTGATGGCAAGATTTTCATCTCCCCCGTGGACACCGTGGTGAGGATCCGCACCGGTGACCGCGACGGTGCTGCACTCTGA
- a CDS encoding allophycocyanin, with translation MSIVSNSIINADAEARYLSPGELDQIKAFVSGGQRRLRVAQVLSESRERIVKTAGGQLFQKRPDVISPGGNAYGEAMTATCLRDMDYYLRLVTYGVVAGDVTPIEEIGVIGARELYRSLGTPLEAMAEAVREMKTVAMGILSGADAEEAGFYFDYVVGALA, from the coding sequence ATGAGCATCGTCTCCAACTCGATCATCAACGCGGACGCCGAAGCCCGCTATCTCAGCCCAGGCGAACTGGACCAGATCAAGGCTTTCGTCAGCGGAGGACAACGACGTCTACGTGTCGCTCAGGTTCTCAGCGAGAGCCGCGAACGCATCGTCAAGACCGCAGGCGGTCAGCTGTTTCAAAAGCGTCCCGACGTCATCTCCCCTGGCGGCAATGCGTACGGAGAAGCGATGACAGCAACCTGTCTTCGCGATATGGATTACTACCTCCGACTCGTCACCTATGGCGTCGTTGCCGGCGACGTGACTCCGATCGAAGAGATTGGAGTTATTGGTGCACGCGAGCTTTACCGGTCTCTAGGCACCCCCCTCGAAGCCATGGCCGAAGCTGTGCGCGAAATGAAAACCGTGGCCATGGGCATCCTCAGCGGTGCTGATGCCGAGGAAGCCGGCTTTTACTTCGACTACGTGGTGGGCGCTCTCGCCTGA
- the queF gene encoding preQ(1) synthase, with protein sequence MSASTSDSTRTPLYGERAIAEAELICFDNPRPGRPYEVSIELPEFTCLCPFSGYPDFAVLRLLYQPGPRVVELKAIKLYVNSYRDKTISHEEVANRILDDLVGACDPVWMQLEADFHPRGNVHTVVRVSHGERQPC encoded by the coding sequence ATGAGTGCTTCCACGTCGGATTCCACCCGGACCCCCCTGTATGGCGAGCGGGCCATCGCCGAAGCCGAACTGATCTGTTTTGACAATCCGCGTCCCGGTCGTCCCTACGAGGTGTCGATTGAACTGCCGGAGTTCACTTGCCTCTGCCCGTTTTCTGGCTATCCCGACTTCGCGGTGCTGCGCTTGCTCTATCAGCCCGGCCCTCGTGTGGTGGAACTGAAGGCCATCAAGCTCTACGTCAATAGTTATCGCGACAAGACCATCTCCCATGAAGAGGTGGCCAACCGCATCCTGGATGACCTGGTTGGAGCCTGCGATCCGGTCTGGATGCAGCTCGAGGCTGACTTTCATCCCCGCGGCAATGTGCACACGGTGGTGCGAGTCAGTCACGGAGAGCGTCAACCCTGCTGA
- a CDS encoding cytochrome c biogenesis CcdA family protein → MLNSTLQQPGPLSLGIVLLVGALTSLGPCSLSLLPVTMAYLAGFESEQSAWQRSLAFCTGIVAALVMLGSLSGLLGGIYGQVPGLIPTLVAILAVVMGLNLLGIVRVPLPAGPDPQAWSRRVPAPLAPIAAGLAFGLAASPCTTPVLAVLLAWIASTGNPVLGLLFLLSFGIGQVLPLLLAGSVAASIPKLMALRSVSRWIPSVSGVILLTVGTLTLLARVV, encoded by the coding sequence CTGCTGAACAGCACCCTGCAGCAACCGGGTCCACTGAGCCTGGGCATCGTTCTCCTTGTTGGGGCACTGACCAGCCTGGGCCCTTGCTCCCTGTCATTGCTTCCCGTGACCATGGCTTACCTGGCAGGGTTCGAGAGTGAACAGTCAGCCTGGCAACGCAGCCTGGCGTTCTGCACCGGGATCGTCGCTGCACTGGTGATGCTGGGCAGTCTGAGTGGATTGCTGGGCGGAATCTACGGACAGGTTCCCGGGCTGATCCCCACGCTCGTGGCGATTCTGGCTGTTGTGATGGGGCTCAATCTGCTCGGAATTGTGCGTGTGCCCCTGCCGGCAGGGCCCGATCCTCAGGCCTGGAGCCGACGTGTGCCGGCACCGCTAGCCCCAATTGCCGCTGGCCTCGCCTTCGGGCTGGCTGCTTCACCTTGCACCACGCCTGTACTGGCGGTCCTGCTGGCTTGGATTGCCAGCACGGGGAATCCTGTGCTCGGCCTACTGTTTCTGCTCAGCTTCGGGATCGGCCAGGTGCTGCCACTGCTCTTGGCGGGCAGTGTTGCTGCCTCCATTCCCAAACTGATGGCTCTGCGCTCCGTCAGTCGCTGGATCCCCAGCGTTAGCGGCGTGATTCTGCTCACGGTCGGCACGCTCACCCTGCTGGCGAGAGTGGTCTGA
- a CDS encoding FtsW/RodA/SpoVE family cell cycle protein: MSSASVISKRSRSSRRSTVKERNPTTSLPRPFWQRHLPLDWTLWPAEARLLLTLTAIWSLAGLLVLASASWWVAAREQGEGAYYLKRQLVWMTASWSLMAFTASINLRRWLKVAGPALWMGCLLIAATLVMGTTVNGASRWLVIGPIQIQPSELVKPFVVLQAANLFAHWKRTGLDQKLLWLSSFGMLVLLILKQPNLSTAALSGLLIWLMAFSAGLPLVQLFGTAIGGAMLGTASILINEYQRLRVISFLNPWKDPQGDGYQLIQSLLAIGSGGPFGQGFGLSTQKLQYLPIQSTDFIFAVYAEEFGLVGSLLLLLFLMLIGYLGLRVALRCRSNQARLVAIGCATLLVGQSVMNIAVASGAMPTTGLPLPLMSYGGNSLLSSLMIVGLLIRCSLESTGLIGGRSVGQRPGSERRRQRTRSTRSLNHPA; the protein is encoded by the coding sequence TTGAGCAGCGCCAGCGTGATCTCCAAAAGGAGTCGATCCTCACGGCGGAGCACGGTGAAGGAGCGGAACCCCACAACATCTCTCCCAAGACCCTTCTGGCAACGCCACTTACCTCTCGACTGGACGCTGTGGCCTGCGGAGGCCAGACTTTTGCTGACCCTCACAGCCATCTGGAGCCTGGCTGGATTGCTTGTACTGGCCTCAGCCAGTTGGTGGGTTGCGGCCCGGGAACAGGGTGAAGGCGCCTACTACCTCAAACGACAGCTGGTCTGGATGACGGCCAGCTGGAGCCTGATGGCCTTCACGGCTTCCATCAATCTGAGGCGATGGCTCAAGGTGGCTGGACCAGCACTCTGGATGGGCTGTCTGCTGATTGCCGCCACCTTGGTGATGGGAACAACCGTCAATGGCGCCAGCCGCTGGTTGGTGATCGGTCCCATCCAGATTCAACCCTCAGAACTGGTCAAACCATTCGTGGTGCTCCAGGCCGCCAATCTTTTCGCCCATTGGAAGCGGACCGGCCTCGATCAGAAGCTGCTCTGGCTCAGCAGCTTCGGCATGTTGGTGCTGCTCATTCTCAAACAGCCCAACCTGAGCACGGCAGCACTGAGCGGTCTCCTGATCTGGTTGATGGCGTTCTCAGCAGGTCTTCCTCTGGTTCAACTCTTCGGCACCGCCATCGGCGGAGCCATGCTTGGAACGGCCAGCATCCTGATCAACGAATACCAGCGATTGCGGGTGATTTCGTTTCTGAACCCTTGGAAAGACCCACAAGGCGATGGCTACCAATTGATTCAGAGCCTTCTGGCCATCGGCTCGGGAGGTCCGTTCGGGCAGGGATTTGGACTATCGACCCAAAAGCTTCAGTATCTGCCGATTCAAAGCACTGATTTCATTTTTGCGGTCTACGCCGAGGAATTCGGATTGGTGGGATCTCTCTTGCTGTTGCTATTCCTAATGCTGATCGGCTACTTAGGCCTCCGCGTGGCCTTGCGTTGCCGCAGCAACCAAGCCCGTCTCGTCGCCATTGGTTGTGCCACGCTCCTGGTCGGCCAATCAGTGATGAACATCGCCGTGGCCTCCGGGGCGATGCCCACCACCGGCCTGCCGCTGCCACTGATGAGTTACGGAGGCAACTCTCTTCTGTCCAGCCTGATGATTGTGGGGCTGTTGATCCGTTGCTCGCTGGAGTCAACGGGACTGATCGGCGGACGCAGCGTCGGCCAGAGGCCGGGCTCGGAACGACGTCGACAACGAACAAGGTCAACACGATCGCTCAATCATCCAGCTTGA
- the apcB gene encoding allophycocyanin subunit beta: protein MQDAITNVINKSDVQGLYLDTTSMTNLESYFASGELRVKAAATISANASAIIRDAVAKALLYSDITRPGGNMYTTRRYAACIRDLDYYLRYSTYAMLAGDTSILDERVLNGLKETYNSLGVPIGATVQAIQAMKEVTASLVGPDAGKEMGVYFDYICSGLGN, encoded by the coding sequence ATGCAAGACGCGATCACCAACGTCATCAACAAGTCCGACGTCCAAGGTCTGTACCTGGACACGACGTCCATGACCAATCTCGAGAGCTATTTCGCCAGCGGTGAACTCCGGGTGAAGGCTGCCGCCACCATCAGTGCGAATGCCTCGGCCATCATCCGTGACGCGGTTGCCAAGGCTCTGCTCTATTCGGACATCACCCGTCCGGGCGGCAACATGTACACCACCCGTCGCTATGCAGCTTGCATCCGCGATCTCGACTACTACCTGCGCTACTCCACCTACGCCATGTTGGCTGGTGACACCTCCATCCTCGATGAGCGTGTGCTGAATGGCCTCAAGGAGACTTACAACTCCCTGGGTGTGCCCATCGGCGCAACGGTCCAAGCCATTCAGGCCATGAAGGAAGTGACTGCATCTCTGGTCGGTCCTGACGCCGGCAAGGAAATGGGCGTGTACTTCGACTACATTTGCTCCGGCCTGGGCAACTGA
- a CDS encoding phycobilisome rod-core linker polypeptide, with protein sequence MTVTASSGSPRVSPQLYDTLPLSSVRQAEQQDRFPDGGELDTLITFFRSGNDRLEASRIIASNAEAIVARAANRIFVGGTPLSFLEAPLSTGEMARSSDATPLAADQVAFEQSVRTFTGDSGITKRGNFFTRLLEGTGGDADVRVVLPTGFNAISVAKYGPAFMRKSVRDLGWFLRYVGYALVAGDPSILAVNTRGLRDVLEKNCSLSATNVALQEMRAACADLLRERPEARRLAIDCFNVLLKELAVATPSTRQKPGSPVSQGLQLPAIYALASESAQRFEMRPGLSGAEKAEIVRAAYRQVFERDIAKGYSQTPCRSEASQLVQGKISMREFIRALGKSKEYRTQFYGRFVNSRVVELAYRHFLGRGISSLEEFRKSFSIVSEQGLNGLVDVLVNSNEYAQTFGEETVPYLRDLGEEAQESAGWGSNRRLFKFSAPFEGAPQYVTLYASYRQPLADQHVYGGGNDPVGNQYGAIFPSGTASVSTRPAPFSYDTRRLLVSNGMAQPGQMDSPQFRGSRPRKVGPRVVRLQQIATGGAAMPRRAGQPSIRNTESSTQAVIQAVYVQVLGNAGYAGERLGSEEARLENGDISLRDFIRSVARSDAFRRRYWEGLYIAKAIEVMHRRLLGRPTFGRWEIDALFDTAARRGFYGVVDALIDSKDYKDCFGEDTVPYERFITPGDLTTRRAPSMRRPFTATAVADLTVRPRPDSRLKDAFKSSGDTTPRNQSQRNTGDINQWISGVSEVAPIEPWSVMMKRIPNRTLARLGGKDSLTAQDWSRSLNSPSAFRNGLSGAGVADKPSARLEASLPVGDAAGYLKRSGLPMKLSLVRGASESERREVVDAVYRQLLNRVPLEDERLISPESLLRDGQIDLEGFIELVALSEAFQDRLSRMAPLRAATAATLALLGRASTPSETSRFLQIRAESGQPEAVKDVLVLRSSTGVEPSEVPDLDNLSSRRGLSQSTLTRTASLYRGNAGLTPPPGEAL encoded by the coding sequence ATGACCGTGACCGCCAGCAGCGGCAGCCCAAGGGTTTCCCCTCAGCTGTACGACACCCTGCCGCTCTCCAGCGTTCGCCAGGCAGAACAGCAAGACCGCTTTCCGGATGGCGGCGAGCTCGACACACTGATCACCTTCTTCCGCAGCGGCAACGACCGGCTGGAAGCGTCGCGGATCATCGCGTCAAATGCCGAGGCGATCGTCGCCCGTGCCGCCAATCGCATTTTTGTTGGTGGCACACCGCTGTCATTCCTCGAAGCCCCTCTCAGCACAGGCGAGATGGCCCGGTCGTCCGACGCCACTCCACTGGCGGCCGACCAGGTGGCATTCGAGCAGTCCGTGCGCACCTTCACCGGCGACAGCGGCATCACCAAACGGGGCAACTTTTTCACGCGATTGCTCGAAGGAACCGGTGGAGACGCCGACGTCCGCGTGGTGCTTCCCACCGGATTCAACGCGATCAGCGTGGCCAAATACGGTCCAGCCTTCATGCGCAAATCCGTGCGCGACCTCGGATGGTTCCTGCGTTATGTGGGCTATGCCCTTGTTGCCGGTGACCCCAGCATCCTTGCGGTGAACACCCGAGGACTGCGCGACGTCCTTGAGAAAAACTGCTCGCTGAGTGCCACCAACGTGGCCCTTCAAGAGATGCGCGCTGCCTGCGCGGACCTGCTGAGGGAGCGCCCCGAAGCACGTCGGCTAGCCATCGATTGCTTCAACGTTTTGTTGAAGGAACTGGCCGTCGCCACTCCCTCAACACGCCAGAAACCCGGCAGTCCAGTGAGTCAGGGCCTACAGCTCCCTGCGATTTATGCCCTGGCTTCGGAATCGGCCCAGCGCTTTGAAATGCGGCCAGGTCTTTCCGGCGCGGAAAAGGCTGAGATCGTTCGCGCGGCTTACAGGCAAGTGTTTGAACGCGACATCGCCAAGGGCTACTCACAGACCCCTTGCCGCTCGGAAGCCAGTCAGCTCGTGCAGGGCAAGATCTCCATGCGGGAATTCATCCGCGCCCTTGGGAAGAGCAAGGAATATAGAACGCAGTTTTACGGCCGTTTTGTGAACAGCCGCGTCGTGGAGTTGGCTTATCGCCACTTTCTTGGTCGTGGCATCAGCTCCCTGGAGGAATTCCGGAAGTCGTTTTCCATCGTGAGTGAACAAGGCCTGAATGGCCTTGTGGACGTGCTGGTCAACAGCAATGAATATGCGCAGACCTTCGGAGAGGAGACCGTTCCTTACCTGCGTGATCTGGGAGAAGAGGCCCAGGAGAGCGCAGGGTGGGGCTCCAACCGACGCCTGTTCAAATTCAGCGCACCCTTCGAGGGCGCACCTCAGTACGTGACGCTCTACGCGTCCTACCGCCAACCACTGGCTGATCAGCACGTCTACGGAGGCGGCAACGATCCCGTGGGCAACCAGTACGGAGCCATCTTCCCCTCGGGCACAGCGTCCGTCTCGACCCGACCGGCACCGTTCAGCTACGACACGCGCCGTCTGCTGGTCAGCAACGGCATGGCACAACCGGGACAGATGGACAGCCCTCAGTTCCGCGGTAGTCGACCACGCAAGGTGGGGCCCCGTGTGGTGAGGCTGCAGCAAATTGCCACCGGCGGAGCAGCCATGCCCCGCAGGGCAGGACAACCCAGCATCCGCAACACCGAATCGTCCACCCAAGCGGTGATTCAGGCTGTCTACGTCCAGGTTCTCGGCAATGCCGGCTATGCCGGTGAGCGCCTGGGATCCGAAGAAGCCCGTCTGGAAAATGGCGACATCAGCCTGAGGGATTTCATCCGCAGCGTGGCGCGCTCCGACGCCTTCCGACGTCGTTACTGGGAAGGCCTCTACATCGCCAAAGCGATTGAGGTAATGCACCGCCGCTTGCTCGGACGTCCCACCTTCGGCCGATGGGAAATCGACGCGTTGTTCGACACCGCGGCTCGCCGAGGCTTTTACGGCGTTGTTGACGCCCTGATCGACAGCAAGGACTACAAGGATTGCTTCGGCGAAGACACGGTTCCTTACGAGCGATTCATCACCCCTGGTGATCTGACCACTCGACGAGCTCCATCCATGCGGAGGCCTTTCACAGCAACAGCTGTGGCCGATCTCACCGTGAGGCCCCGCCCAGATTCCAGGCTGAAAGATGCGTTCAAATCCAGTGGTGACACAACACCCCGCAATCAATCGCAGCGGAACACTGGTGACATCAACCAATGGATCAGTGGGGTTAGCGAAGTGGCTCCTATCGAGCCTTGGTCGGTGATGATGAAGCGAATTCCCAATCGAACGCTCGCAAGATTGGGGGGCAAAGACTCACTGACAGCTCAAGATTGGAGTCGCTCACTTAACTCTCCAAGTGCTTTCCGCAACGGCCTTAGTGGTGCTGGCGTAGCAGACAAGCCCAGTGCGCGTCTTGAGGCATCACTCCCTGTCGGTGATGCTGCTGGCTATCTCAAGCGGTCTGGCTTACCAATGAAACTATCGCTCGTTAGAGGGGCATCAGAATCAGAGCGCCGTGAGGTTGTCGATGCTGTTTATCGACAACTGCTGAATCGTGTTCCACTCGAAGACGAGCGCTTGATCTCACCCGAGTCGCTTCTGCGCGACGGCCAGATCGATCTCGAGGGTTTTATTGAGTTGGTCGCTCTCAGTGAAGCCTTCCAAGACCGTCTCTCTCGGATGGCACCGCTTCGCGCTGCAACAGCCGCAACCCTGGCCCTGCTGGGACGGGCTTCAACCCCTTCAGAAACCAGCCGTTTTCTGCAGATCCGGGCCGAATCCGGTCAACCCGAGGCCGTCAAGGATGTGTTGGTGCTCCGCTCATCAACCGGCGTTGAACCCTCTGAAGTACCCGATCTTGACAATCTGAGCTCCCGGCGTGGGCTCTCCCAGTCAACGCTGACTCGAACCGCCAGCCTTTACCGTGGCAATGCAGGTCTTACGCCTCCTCCAGGGGAAGCCCTCTAA
- a CDS encoding TlyA family RNA methyltransferase, with protein MARKRRLDLHLLTLGLASSRQQAQQLIRAGKVRDVNGQRLEKPGQEISEAAQLRVEQPPRFVSRGGEKLLGALEAFPVSVTERVCLDGGISTGGFTDCLLQHGASRVYGIDVGYGQTAWSLRTDERVVLRERTNLRRLTAEELYEQGDPRPTLAVADVSFISLGLVLPSLRALMVTEGSHASSCEAIVLVKPQFEVGRERVGKGGVVRDPEAHADAIAGVMAQAVPLGWQASGLVGSPITGPAGNHEYLLWLASADQPIVSTSQIERVVSATLRI; from the coding sequence ATGGCCCGAAAACGCCGTCTGGATCTGCATCTCCTCACGTTGGGACTGGCGTCATCACGTCAGCAGGCCCAGCAGCTGATTCGTGCCGGCAAGGTTCGCGACGTCAATGGTCAACGCCTGGAGAAGCCGGGTCAGGAGATTTCGGAAGCTGCGCAACTGCGGGTTGAACAGCCACCACGTTTCGTGTCCAGGGGTGGGGAGAAATTGCTGGGTGCTTTGGAGGCGTTCCCCGTCTCAGTGACGGAAAGGGTTTGCCTGGATGGGGGGATTTCCACCGGCGGCTTCACCGATTGCCTTCTCCAACACGGGGCAAGCCGCGTCTACGGCATCGATGTGGGCTATGGGCAAACGGCCTGGAGTCTGCGCACCGATGAGCGGGTGGTGCTGCGCGAACGCACCAATCTCAGGCGTCTGACGGCAGAGGAGTTGTATGAGCAGGGCGATCCACGGCCGACGCTTGCGGTGGCCGATGTGTCGTTCATCTCGTTAGGGCTGGTGTTGCCGTCCTTGCGTGCCCTGATGGTGACCGAGGGTTCCCACGCTTCCAGTTGTGAAGCCATCGTGCTGGTGAAGCCTCAGTTCGAGGTGGGACGAGAACGGGTCGGCAAAGGGGGGGTTGTGCGCGATCCGGAGGCCCATGCCGATGCCATCGCCGGGGTCATGGCTCAGGCAGTTCCTTTGGGATGGCAAGCCTCTGGACTTGTGGGTTCACCCATCACCGGACCGGCAGGAAATCATGAGTACCTGCTTTGGCTCGCGTCAGCCGATCAACCCATAGTGAGCACATCCCAAATCGAGCGTGTGGTCAGCGCAACCTTGAGAATTTGA